The genomic DNA TGCCATGGCGGAAGCAGGCGGCATTCTTCTGCGAAAAGGCGATATGTCCGGCGCGACGCGCCATCTTGCCCGCGCCACGGCTCTCGCTCCCTACTCCATCACAGCGGCAGCCAACTTCGCCCTGCTTACGGGAAAAAGCGGAGACATGGAGCAGTACACACTCCTGATGAACAGATGCCGTACGTTTCTGAACAACCTCGATCTTGTACCAACGGAAATCGAATCCTTTGAACGGATGTTCTCACTGGAATCCCTGCAGCCTACGGATTAAGCATGGCCCGGTATTCTGCGGCCCGGTCATGGAACAGGGTATGCCAGATCTCCAGACAAAGCAGTCCCCAGACCTTGCGGCTGAACGGGGCCGAAGTCCCCACGGCTTCCTGCACGGCCCCGGAATTCACATAGGAACGTCCACGCGCATTGTTTGTAAGAAACAAATCGCTCACGTATTCCCGAAGCTCGCCCCGATACCATTCCTTGAGGGGAACCGGGAAGCCCATTTTGTCCTCCCGGTTGACTATGGTATCCGGCAGGGTATCCGCAAAGGTGCTGCGCAGCAGGTGCTTGGTATGGCCTTCGAAGAATTTGACATTGGCCGGAACCGTGGCAACAAATTCAATGAGCGGATGATCCAGAAACGGCACCCGCGACTCCAGCCCGTGAGCCATGCTCATACGGTCCTCCACATGCAGCAGGGCCGGTAGCAAACACTTGAAATCATAGTGCGTCATTTTGTCGAAGTAGGCGTTGTTCTTCACATTATCGGCATTGTTGAAGATCGCGTTAAAAGATTCCACGGTCCGTTCACGGTCGAGATTCTCCCAGCGAATCTCCCGGGTGACATCCACGGCGCGGTCGATAAGACGGAGGTAGCGACTGTGCATGGGGTCAAACAAGCCTTCCTTCCAATGGGATTTAATCATGGGCTTGTATTGTTTGAGAATTGTGAGATTGGGAATGATGGATTCCGCAGTAACGACAAAATTACCGTCCTTATAAGTGCCGTCAATAGCTGCTTTGATACACTGTTCGAAATAGGCCAGAACATAGCGGGCGTAGCCGCCGAAAATCTCATCGCCGCCCTGCCCTCCGAGCACCACTTTCACATGTTCTGCCGCCAGAGAGGATACAGCATATTGCGGAAAAGATCCCGGCCCGGCCACGGGATGATCCAGATGATAGATGACCTTTTCAATATCGCGCAAAAAATCATCAGCGGTAATGTCCACCTGATGCAAATCCAGCCCCGCCGCCCGGGAGGCCGCAAGGGCGTAACTGCTTTCATCGTACCCCTTCGCACAGGTGAACTTGCCGTGAAAAGCTTTGGACATTCCATTATATCTTGCCCCGAGGATGGCCATCAGGCTGGAATCGATGCCGCCGCTTAAGTAGGACCCCACCTCCACATCGCTGCGCAGGTGCATGGCAACGGAATCGTGCATCAGCTCTTCGAGACGCTGTTCAAAATATCTGACTGAATGGTCTGTATCCGCTTCAAACCGGATGTCCCAGTACCGCTCAACACGCGCCTGTCCGCCAGTCAGAGTCAGGGTATGCCCCGGCAGGAGCTGGCTTATATCCTTAAAAAGAGTGCCCTCCCCAATGGTATACTGAAAGGTCAGGTATTCGCTGAGCGCATCAAGATCCGTGTCGATCTCCGGAAGCAGCGGCAACAGTGCCTTGATTTCCGAGGCAAACTGAAAAAGCGGCCCCACCCGGGCATAGTAGAACGGTTTGACACCGAAACGGTCCCGCGCACAGAAAAGACGCTGTTTTTTTTCATCCCATATGGCAAAAGCGAACATGCCCCGAAGATGGGTCACACATTCTCGCCCCCAGCGATCATAGGCCGCAAGGATGACCTCTGTATCACTGGCCGTGGTAAAATCCCAGTGGCCGGAAAGCTCATGGCGCAATTCAATATAATTATATATTTCACCGTTGAATGTAATTGTCGTGCCGCCATGCCCCCTCATGGGCTGCCCGGCATCATCGCTCAGGTCGATAATGCTGAGCCGCCGGTGGGCCAATCCCAAATATCCGTCAGGGTGTCTCCACACACCTCCGGCATCCGGCCCCCGGTGAAATTGCAGTTCCTGCACAACCTGAAGCCAGCGTTCGAGCACGGGGATATTCCCCCGCTCTGTATGTATCAAACCCGCTATGCCGCACATTCCGGTCTTTCCTATTGATCGTTAATAAAGTGTTGCCCTGTTTACGCTCATAAATACACACATTTACAGGACGCGCAACCTCTGGAGCGGAAGACGCGCAGTTCTCATGTTTCACGAAAAGGACATCAGCGGATCATCCCCGCACACGCGGGGAACACTGCATTCGGGTCAGCAAGGGGAAACCACCCTGCTTCGGTTCAACAACCGCAATATCAGCCCCAGCAAGTTCTCGTCCCCCCGACCAAGCATTTAAGAGCTTACGACGTAGGGAGATTGGCAAAGTAGCGGAAAGCAAAATGGCACTGCCGCCCTGCCTTCATCTTCAGATGATGCCCGCGACTCATTCATGGACATGATGCTGCCCAGATATTCATCATGCAGTGCCCTTCCGCCATGAGCAAGAGCAGCTACAGCCATAGGGGTAAAGACTCTGGGCCCTTGGCAGCCGACTTTTTCGTAAAGCCTATAAGCTCCCCAGAACTGGACACCCAGTTCAGTATGATGTTCCTTGCCGTTTGGTTCCGGGATGCCGTTCAGAGCTGCAAGCTCAGGCTTCTGGTGCTGAAAAAAAGGGAAAATTTCCCCAGATCATGAATACAGGCCAGATAAACCAGCAGTTCTTCAGTAAAATCAGGATCAAGCGGCGACAACTTAGAAACCCTGGCCCGCAAAGCAGGATCAGCACGCAGCATAACCTTAATCACCGCAGCAACTTCGATGCAATGACGGCGCAGATGATGCCACTACCCGTCTTCAAATGTTTTTCCCCAGTACTGCATGACGCCCCCTCTATAATATTCGCTAAATCACAAACACACCCTAGCAAGGATGTATACACGAATTTTTCATTTTTTTTCCAAACCTAAACCAGGGTAAGATCAGCCCCAACAAAAAAAGGACTCACAGCCATAAAGCTGTAAGTCCTTGTATTATCTGGTACCGGGAGCGAGACTCGAACTCGCAAGGGCGTGAACCCGGCGGATTTTGAGCACTGAATTCAACTGTTTATCCGGACTTAATCCAGCCATAAAGTCTTTATTTAAAAGAATTTACTTCTTTAACTGAGCTTGTTTGATTTCCCCATAATTTACTGTATTCTGCCCTCATTTATGGGGAATAGTATGGGGAATACAGCTTCCCCACCCTGCGTATCCAAACGGGTGTGAGCATACTTTTCTCCCCATAATTCCCCACAAACCAGCTCAAAAAGGAAGACAGATGGCCGCAGTTAAAAGGCACAAAACCGCATATAAAGGCGTGTTCTACATTGACAGTAAAAATCAGGTCACCGGGGTAAAGGAAAAGATCTACTACATCCGCTACTATAAAGATGGAAAGTCCATTGAAGAAAAAGCCGGACGCCAGCATCAGGATCAGATGACACCCGCCAAGGCAAACCGCTTGCGGGTGCTGCGCATTGAAGGAAAAATTGACTCCAACAACGAGCGTAGGAAGAAAGTCCGGGCTGAGCGCAACAGAATGACCGTAGGCCGGATCTGGGAAGCTTTTTATGACGCCAAGCAGGAAAACAAAAGCATCAGGGATGACCGCAACCGCTGGCAGAACTACCTGCTCAAGGATTTCGGGAAAAGGATTCCTGAAGAAGTCGTCACCACCGACATCGACCGCCTGCGCCGCAAATTACAGAATAAAGGACTTACTCCCGGCACAGTCAAGCAGGGGCTTGTCCTGCTCAAGCGTATTCTGAATTTCGGAGCAAGGCGCGGGATGTGCCAGCCCATCAATCCCGGCAAGCTCTATTTTGAAATGCCGCGCCTGAACAACATAAAGACTGAAGACCTCACTCCCGCGCAGCTCGCCGCGCTTTTGGACTCCATTGAAAATGACCGCAACCAGAAAGCATCCTCCATAATGCTTATGGCCCTTTATACGGGGATGAGAAAATCCGAAATTTTCAATCTGGAATGGAACCATGTTGATTTCGAGCGCGGCTTCATCCTGCTCAAAGACCCAAAGGGCGGGCAGGATCAGCGCATACCGATCAATAAGTCTGCGCGTTCCATTCTGGAAAAACAACCACACACAGATTGTGAGTTTGTCTTTCCCGGCAGATACGGTGGTCCCACAAAAGACCTGCGTGTTCCATTCCGCAGAATCTGCGATAACGCCGGGTTGCCCAAAGACTTCCGGCCCATGCACGGGCTGCGGCATGTCTTTGCTTCCACCCTTGCCAGCTCCGGGCAGGTGGATATGTACACCCTGCAAAAGCTGCTCACCCACAAGACACCATCAATGGTTCAGCGGTATGCCCACTTGCGGGATGACGCCATGATCCGGGCCAGCGAGATTGCTAACATTTCTTATGAAGATATGAAGAAGCGTGCTCCAAGGAAATCAAATTAAACGGTAGTCCATAAAATTACCGCCCTTGACCTACTAGCAATTAATGCCTAATATTTTAGTCACAGATCAAACTAAAGACTATTTTAGTAGGCATTAAAATGAAAAAGAAGTTACCTATAAAATTGCGCAGCAGCCTTAAGGCCCTCGGTGAATCCTTAAAAAACGCAAGGATTCGCCGCCGCCTGAAGATGGTCACAGTTGCCGACCGCGCCGGGGTCAGCAGGGAGACTCTTGCCAAAATTCAGCGTGGTGATCCCGGTGTCAGCATGGGCAACTATGCTGCCGTAATCTTCGCCCTCGGCCTCGGTACGGATTGGATGAATCTGGCTGATATAACCGAGGACAAGGTCGGGCAGGCTCTTGAAGAGGAACGGTTGCCCAGCCGAGTGCACGAGATATCGAGTTAGGACAGAAAAATGCCAAAAGAAATATTTGTACATATAGACCTTCAGGGCGAAACACATTTCGTGGGGCGGCTGTGGATTCATTCCGGTCAACGCGGCGAAAGCGCATCTTTTGAATATTCCCGCCAATGGCGTCAATCACCCATAAGCTTTTCCCTTGAACCGACTTTGAATCTCGGCGAAGGCTCTTTCCATACCCCAGCAGGCAAATCGCTTTTCGGCTCTATCGGAGATTCAGCTCCGGACCGCTGGGGCCGTGTGCTCATGAAACGGCTGGAGGCCAGAAACGCCAAGGCTGAAAAACGCACCCGCCGCATGTTGCATGATTCCGACTTCCTGCTCATGGTTAACGATCTGGCCCGGCAGGGAGCATTGCGCTTTGCCGAACAGGAAGGCGGCCCTTTTCTGGCAACGGACGAGGAAGCCGCAATCCCGCCCATGGTTGAGTTGGGGCGGCTCATGGCAGCATCCAGCCGCATCTTGGAAAACAAGGAACTGGATCAGGACATTCAGGATCTGGTTGCCCCCGGTGCGTCACTCGGTGGAGCACGCCCCAAGGCATCCATTATAGATACGGACGGCAAGCTGCTGATTGCCAAGTTCCCCAGTCCCACCGATGAATGGGATGTGGAATTATGGGAATATCTCGCCTTCCAGATGGCAAAAAAGGCCGGGATACCAACGCCGGAAGTTATGCTCAAAAAAGTCGGAGGACAGAACGTGCTCCTGCTCCACCGCTTTGACCGCACCGCAGGCAAGCGCATCCCGTTTCTATCGGCAATGAGCATGCTCGGCTATTCTGACGGCGAACAAGGAAGCTATCTGGAAATCGGCGAAGCACTGAGCGAATACGGAGCCAGCACCACCGAAGACCTCAAAGACCTCTGGCGGCGGATTGTCTTCAACATCATGATTTCAAATGTGGACGACCACCTGCGCAACCACGGCTTCCTCTATGCCGGATCAGCAGGCTGGCGGCTCTCCCCGCTCTACGATCTGGAACCGACCCCGGAACATGAAAAACCGCGCATCCTGCACACCTTCATCGACCTTGATGACGGCACAGCTTCCCTTGATCTCGCCTATTCAGTTATCGAAGAATTCGGCCTCTCACTTAAAGAAGCAAAAGCCATTGCCAAGAAGGTTGCCCAAGCCACCCAAAGCTGGGCCAACGATGCCGCACGACTGGGGGCCAGCAAGGCTGAGATTGAAATGATGCAGTCTGCTTTTGAGCATGAGGATTTGCGGAGTGGGTTGAGGGGGTAGGTAACCCACCCCCGTCTCAGCTAATGGCTATTAAGCCTACTTACTCCATTTCTTAGTTAACTCCTCAAAATCAACATCTCTCCATGCCTGTTTCCACTCTTCAAGGTATGGCACATCTGCTGACGAAGGTTCAGGATCACATTTATCAATTTTTACGACAGATGGAAGCACAACAGCCTCACCAATAAGGATACCTTCACCTGCTCTAAGCGAAGGTAGGCTGTCAGTAAGGTTTCCTAATGTGTCTGGAAGCAATCTTTTTACGTAGCGTTGATCGTCTGGATTGGTGAGACGCATAGCTATGAAGTTGCTGCACTGCGAAAATATTGTTTCAGAGACCTCAGAAGGACGCTGTGTTGCTATAAGCAAACTAACTCCATATTTTCTCCCCTCCTTGGCAATAGCCTCAATCGCTTTCTGGGAAGATTTATAACGCGCAAGATCACTTTTCGGGGCATATTTATGTATTTCTTCATAAACAAGCAAAAGAGGAGTCTCAACAGTATTGCATATTTTCTTATAATAATATCCATATTCATGAAGAAGCCT from Desulfovibrio sp. JC010 includes the following:
- a CDS encoding site-specific integrase, whose product is MAAVKRHKTAYKGVFYIDSKNQVTGVKEKIYYIRYYKDGKSIEEKAGRQHQDQMTPAKANRLRVLRIEGKIDSNNERRKKVRAERNRMTVGRIWEAFYDAKQENKSIRDDRNRWQNYLLKDFGKRIPEEVVTTDIDRLRRKLQNKGLTPGTVKQGLVLLKRILNFGARRGMCQPINPGKLYFEMPRLNNIKTEDLTPAQLAALLDSIENDRNQKASSIMLMALYTGMRKSEIFNLEWNHVDFERGFILLKDPKGGQDQRIPINKSARSILEKQPHTDCEFVFPGRYGGPTKDLRVPFRRICDNAGLPKDFRPMHGLRHVFASTLASSGQVDMYTLQKLLTHKTPSMVQRYAHLRDDAMIRASEIANISYEDMKKRAPRKSN
- a CDS encoding HD domain-containing protein is translated as MRRHCIEVAAVIKVMLRADPALRARVSKLSPLDPDFTEELLVYLACIHDLGKFSLFFSTRSLSLQL
- a CDS encoding type II toxin-antitoxin system HipA family toxin, which produces MPKEIFVHIDLQGETHFVGRLWIHSGQRGESASFEYSRQWRQSPISFSLEPTLNLGEGSFHTPAGKSLFGSIGDSAPDRWGRVLMKRLEARNAKAEKRTRRMLHDSDFLLMVNDLARQGALRFAEQEGGPFLATDEEAAIPPMVELGRLMAASSRILENKELDQDIQDLVAPGASLGGARPKASIIDTDGKLLIAKFPSPTDEWDVELWEYLAFQMAKKAGIPTPEVMLKKVGGQNVLLLHRFDRTAGKRIPFLSAMSMLGYSDGEQGSYLEIGEALSEYGASTTEDLKDLWRRIVFNIMISNVDDHLRNHGFLYAGSAGWRLSPLYDLEPTPEHEKPRILHTFIDLDDGTASLDLAYSVIEEFGLSLKEAKAIAKKVAQATQSWANDAARLGASKAEIEMMQSAFEHEDLRSGLRG
- the asnB gene encoding asparagine synthase (glutamine-hydrolyzing), with translation MCGIAGLIHTERGNIPVLERWLQVVQELQFHRGPDAGGVWRHPDGYLGLAHRRLSIIDLSDDAGQPMRGHGGTTITFNGEIYNYIELRHELSGHWDFTTASDTEVILAAYDRWGRECVTHLRGMFAFAIWDEKKQRLFCARDRFGVKPFYYARVGPLFQFASEIKALLPLLPEIDTDLDALSEYLTFQYTIGEGTLFKDISQLLPGHTLTLTGGQARVERYWDIRFEADTDHSVRYFEQRLEELMHDSVAMHLRSDVEVGSYLSGGIDSSLMAILGARYNGMSKAFHGKFTCAKGYDESSYALAASRAAGLDLHQVDITADDFLRDIEKVIYHLDHPVAGPGSFPQYAVSSLAAEHVKVVLGGQGGDEIFGGYARYVLAYFEQCIKAAIDGTYKDGNFVVTAESIIPNLTILKQYKPMIKSHWKEGLFDPMHSRYLRLIDRAVDVTREIRWENLDRERTVESFNAIFNNADNVKNNAYFDKMTHYDFKCLLPALLHVEDRMSMAHGLESRVPFLDHPLIEFVATVPANVKFFEGHTKHLLRSTFADTLPDTIVNREDKMGFPVPLKEWYRGELREYVSDLFLTNNARGRSYVNSGAVQEAVGTSAPFSRKVWGLLCLEIWHTLFHDRAAEYRAMLNP
- a CDS encoding helix-turn-helix domain-containing protein; the encoded protein is MKKKLPIKLRSSLKALGESLKNARIRRRLKMVTVADRAGVSRETLAKIQRGDPGVSMGNYAAVIFALGLGTDWMNLADITEDKVGQALEEERLPSRVHEISS